GTTATCCCACCCGAAGCCGTTGGCGCCCCCTTTGCCCTGCGCGGGAGGGTGGTTACCCCGCTGTATGTCATTGACGACGGCATGGTTGTGATCGCCGGGCGTCACATCGGCTGGGTCGGCGAGGCAGCCGAGGCGGCGCGGGCCGGTTGGGCGGACCTGCTGGGCGCCGCACGTACAGCTCCTCGGGGAGGCTACTTGCTGCCGGGCCTGGTAGATGTGCACTGCCACGGCGGCGGTGGGCAGTCATTTCCCAATGCCACTACTCCCGAGCAGGCCATGATCGCCGTTAAGGAGCACCGTCGACACGGCACGACGACCCTGGTCGCCTCCTGCGTCACTGCGGCGCCGGAGGTGCTCAGGGCCCGCGCGCGGATGCTGGCCGACCTGTGTGATGCGGGTGAACTTGCTGGGATCCATTTCGAGGGGCCATTCGTTTCCGTCGAGCGCTGCGGCGCCCAGGATCCCACCTACATCATTGATCCCGATGTCGCGCTGACCCGTGAGCTGCTCGAACTGGGACGCGGGCACGTGGTCACCATGACCATTGCGCCGGAAAAACCCCATATCACCGGCGATGACGGCGTGATCACAACCCTGATCGAGGGCGGAGCGCTGCCGTCCTTCGGTCACACCGACTCCGAGGCCGCTCCCGTGCGAGCAGGCCTCGCCGATGCCTCGGCGCGCATTGGAGCTCGCTTGGACAACGGTGAGCCGGTGCGCTCCACCCGAGTCACCGCCACCCATCTCTTCAATGGCATGCGGCCCATGCACCATCGCAGGCCGGGGCCCGTACCGGAGTTCCTGGCCGCGGCCGCACGCGGTGAATGCATCGTGGAGCTGATCGGCGACGGCCTACACGTCGCGCCTGCGATGGTGCGGGATATCTTTGAAACCCTGGGGCGGGAGAGCATCGTCCTGATCACCGATGCTATGGCCGCCGCTGGCATGCCGGACGGCGATTATGTGCTTGGCTCTCAGGCCGTCACTGTCGCCGACGGTGTCGCCCGCCTGACCGAGGGCGGCGCCATCGCTGGCGGCACGGCGCACTTGATTGATGTCGTGCGAGACACTTGGCGAGGCGGGATCGATCTGGTCGACGCGGTATTCGCCGCCTCCCGCCAGGGCGCGGAGATCCTTGGTGACGACTCCGTTGGCGCGCTCGAGCCCGGAGGGTGGGCCGATGTGGTGGTCACCGATGCCGACCTGAATCCGGTAACGGTTATACGCCGCGGTGAGCTCGTGGACTGACGCGGCCTAGAGGCAATGGGAGATACTGACCGAGAGATACAGGGGTATTCAGCCCGACAGTCCCAGCAGCCTGCGGGTGTACACGGCCTGGCCGGAGTGCTGGGCGGCGTCGTCGATGATCGAGGCCAACCGCACCGCGCGGGTGACGGGAGGCGTCCAGGTGCGGTCGATGACGTCCTCCAGCGCCTGCGGCGCCAGCGCCGCCAGGTAGTGACGGGCGAGGGCATAGGCGGCGTCAAGGTACTCGATTAGGGCATCAAGGTCGTTCACACGCACAAGCGCCGCCTGGTCGGGGGTGTGGCGCCAGTCCTCGGTGTCATCGGGCAGGGGCAGCGCGAAGCGCTCCTTGAAGCCGCCAGCGGTCCACAGCAGCTCGTCACCGGCCAGGGCGGAGATCTGCATATCGATCTCGCGGGCGGTATGCCAAGCCAACCAAGTGAGGGAGTCGATGCGTGGAGCCAGTTCGGGAGCCGGTTGAGTGTTGGCCTGCTCCACACTCACGCCCTCCAAGGCGCGGTCAAAGCGCTCGCGGGAGCGATCCAGTGAGGCCAACAACAGCTCGATGTAGGGGGCGGCGGATGCAGAAGTGGCGGCGGGCTCGCTCATGACTCCACCGTAGCCGTGGGTGGGCGGGGTGACCAGGGGCCGTGCTGAGGGACCATGCGAGGCTCTGGATAGTTGCCGGTGTGGCCTGGCCGGGCGGAGGACCCGGTGGGCAGGCCTCGGTGACGCGGTCCTGGCGAGGCGACCTCAGACACGCTGGCCGCACTGAGAACAGAAGGTGGCGTCCTCGGTCTCCAGGTATCCGCAGGAGCGGCAACGCAGCCGGACCACCTCGGCCGGGGAGCCCACTGGCCGTGAAGAGCCGCCCAGCGCCGTTTCCAAAGTGGGAATCTCTTCCAGCCGCATCTGATCCTGGGCGCCTTGCGACCGCTTCCACGGTTCGGCGTCGCGGGCCTCACCCTGGGGCGACAGCAGCACGCCGGAGCCGGCCAGCCCCTCCTTGCCGACGCGTCGGATCCACTGGCCGATCCCGATCAGGATGAAACCGGCGAGCGAGAGGGGGAAGGACCGGAACATGCGGCCGATGTTTTCGCCCGCGTCTGAAGTACCGAATCCGGAGAAGACGCTGAAGCCGACGATGAAGACGCTGAAGAACATGATCAGTCCCACGCCCTGAAGCACGGCCCCGCCGTAGTAGGCGACCTTGCGCCAGGTCGGCACGTCATAACTGCGCGGACGACCGCCGTTGTTCGTGTACGGGGACTGCTGATAGGGCGACTGCTGGTCGGGTACCGGGCTGTTAGTCATGCGAGGGCCTCCGTTTGGGGAAGGACGCTTCACTCTAACCGATGGCTCACAGAATCACGAATCGGGAACGAGGAACGAAATGGGCCGGCGCCCACGTGCAGGGTGAGGGGCACGGTCCCGGGTGGCACGGAATGCGGCAGGTCCGTGGGTTAGAGGTCGGTCAGAAGGTGAGTGCACGGTCCCGGGTGGCACAGAATGCAGCACTTTCCCTGCGCATGGGAGAGCCGACCGTGGCCAAACCCGCATGATCACGGGGAATGCCGGCACGGAGGGAATCGTTGGCTCGGGAAAGTGCTGCATTCTGTGACACCTGTTCT
This genomic stretch from Actinomyces qiguomingii harbors:
- a CDS encoding DUF664 domain-containing protein produces the protein MSEPAATSASAAPYIELLLASLDRSRERFDRALEGVSVEQANTQPAPELAPRIDSLTWLAWHTAREIDMQISALAGDELLWTAGGFKERFALPLPDDTEDWRHTPDQAALVRVNDLDALIEYLDAAYALARHYLAALAPQALEDVIDRTWTPPVTRAVRLASIIDDAAQHSGQAVYTRRLLGLSG
- a CDS encoding zinc ribbon domain-containing protein; translation: MTNSPVPDQQSPYQQSPYTNNGGRPRSYDVPTWRKVAYYGGAVLQGVGLIMFFSVFIVGFSVFSGFGTSDAGENIGRMFRSFPLSLAGFILIGIGQWIRRVGKEGLAGSGVLLSPQGEARDAEPWKRSQGAQDQMRLEEIPTLETALGGSSRPVGSPAEVVRLRCRSCGYLETEDATFCSQCGQRV
- a CDS encoding N-acetylglucosamine-6-phosphate deacetylase, with the protein product MVVIAGRHIGWVGEAAEAARAGWADLLGAARTAPRGGYLLPGLVDVHCHGGGGQSFPNATTPEQAMIAVKEHRRHGTTTLVASCVTAAPEVLRARARMLADLCDAGELAGIHFEGPFVSVERCGAQDPTYIIDPDVALTRELLELGRGHVVTMTIAPEKPHITGDDGVITTLIEGGALPSFGHTDSEAAPVRAGLADASARIGARLDNGEPVRSTRVTATHLFNGMRPMHHRRPGPVPEFLAAAARGECIVELIGDGLHVAPAMVRDIFETLGRESIVLITDAMAAAGMPDGDYVLGSQAVTVADGVARLTEGGAIAGGTAHLIDVVRDTWRGGIDLVDAVFAASRQGAEILGDDSVGALEPGGWADVVVTDADLNPVTVIRRGELVD